From the Macrobrachium nipponense isolate FS-2020 chromosome 9, ASM1510439v2, whole genome shotgun sequence genome, the window TGTATTTCATACAAATGTGTTTCTTGACTCctgaaaaaattataagtattaaCTTTAAATTTCGGAACAGCTGACAATTTACGCATATGACAAACcttttctatcaacagaaattgCACACTAAACGAGAATGTTTCATAAACTGCaagatatttgtttttgttttttctgtggaAACTCTGGTAGTTAAGTATCTGGCATAGGAACAGATAGTGTaggataataaaatatataaactactTCATGAAAACAGTATGTAATAATGCAGTCTTCTGTAATGAAGAAGGTTATTGGTTTTCAGCACgtttttcataattattgtttttttttttaaatattttaccaaaTAATTCTTAAACCAAGGCTTCCACGTGCACTCTACCCTACGCTCTTCCATATATGTTTCACAAGTTTTATTGAGTTCGTCACTGCGTTTATCAGTGAGCGTCCATGAAACCATTTAAAAGTAACCAAAAGGAGGTAAAAAGTGTACTTTATTTACTTGTTGAAAAAATGgtatacaataaatgcaaactgCCGTGTATGCTAGTCAGACTAAGGTATAGAATTCCCATTCGATTGTACCTATCAAgatgtaaatgaagaaaataaaaacatatacgcAAAGACAATCATCGACAAAAGCAGATAGAAGAGAAAAGGTCATTCATTGAAAAGTTAATGAAGTTGAGCGTGACGTACTTCTGAGGAACACCAATCGACTACTGCATTCAATAAAACCAAGCTGGAAACAGATGGAACAGAGAGGAATAAAATTATCAGCATGAAATTCTGCAAACAGAACTTTATACTAGATTCTGTTAATACTTTGTACATAGCAAGAACTAACACAATTTGCTTTTAGAACTTTTTAGTGAGAAAGTCCTCGGCGGACTGTACCCTATGGAACCTttaaaggatataaaaaaaaagaagttaatttaGATTAAAGTGTAACCGGTTTTGGAGGCAGTAGATACGGTGGACGAGGCGGTGGATTTGTAGGTGGCTCTCTTGGTGGTGCCCATGGAGGAGGTTTCAGCGATGGATCCTTCGGTGGTTCATCATATGGAAGCGGTGGTTTTGGAGGTGGATCCTTCGGTGGTGGTCTTGGAGGAGGATTTGGAAGAGGTAAAGGTGTTTCCTTCGGAGGTGGATCTTTTGGAAGCGATTATAGAGGCGGTTTTGGTGTTGGTTCCTTTGGAGGCCCGTCGGTGGCCGATCTTACGGAAGTGGCAGTTTTGGAGGCGGCTCTATTGGAGGTGGCTCTTTTGGAGGTGGTCCTGGAGGAGGATTTACAGGAGGCAGAGGAAAGTCCTTTGGAGGTGGATCTTATGGAGGAAGCGCCATTGGAGGTGGCTCTTTTGGAAGAGGTTCAATTGGAGGTGGCTCTTTTGGAGGTGGTCCTGGAGGAGGATTTACAGGAGGCAAAGGAGGGTCCTTTGGAGGTGGCTCTTTTGGAGGTGGTCCTGGAAGATCATTTGGAATGCATGGTGGTCCAATTGGAGGAGGATGATTCGCTGGTGGTCGAAGATATGGATAATAGAATTTTGCAGCAtgctaaatatattaaattaaacatTTACCTATATTGTTTTCCTCTTCACCTCTTATATTTAAGAATTGAATTTTTGTGCTTCAAACGACAGTTATCTTTAAAAGTATTTAAGTTGTTAAAGGATATACGTGCTCAATTTTCTCAACGGATAAGTGAACCAGATTGTTTTATAAAGCAGTGTATGACAGACAAGCAGACAGGCTGACAGATTACTTTGTTGTGCCTTCTTGATTTGATATACAATATGTTATAAAAATtaacacacttctctctctctctctctctctctctctctctctctctctctctctctctctccaagctgaTACCTGCATCATTCACCGAACACTTAGATTTCTAAAAGAGTTTTAGGTCGACAGAAGCGCTCTAGATTCTTCGGAAAAGTGGCATGTCCGAATTTGGATTTGAAAGTCAGTTAATTAGTGGGCCAAGTGCATTACCCCAAGGAATTTAATGATAACGATTATTCAAACCataactttaaaaagaaaagttgCAGTCATCAAACAGCTTTTGAGAACGAGGCCAACTGCCTCCCGGTCCTGTTCCATGGCCTTTTCGGATGAGGTCATGAAGGGGTATCGCTAACTTGTATAAAAGGACCAGAGCGAGAAAGACAAATTAACATTTCACTTGCTGATCCCCTCAGGAGTAGATCTCTAAACCTAATCATGGTAAGGTCTAAATGTATTTGTTCATTTGATCTTGTGAATGCTCTTTTTTGTCTATGGGCGTTTGAAGCGAAATTATAATAACAACCGTATTGTACTCTCACTACTAGTTCTAACTTATTAAAAAGACTGATTGCCTTAAatctaatatttcatttttttttaagttgtttcTAGTTTGACTTGATCGTAATTTTATATGTAGCAGTATCTGTACTGTATAATGCCACTTGTTTGTATGTTATAATTATCAAGTTTGATAAAAAGACCAAAGGCATTAGGCGCATTTTCACAAAACTATCTTTAATCAAGAACACAGAGAATAATAGAGCATCGTAAGGGAAGATTCATTCATATCCTCCTGTCACAATGGAGTTACAATTTTCCTTCAATATCCTCACAGAAACTGATGCTGATTGTCGCCGTCGCCACCTCTGTCGTGACATTGTCCTATGCAGGAGGTATTGGAGGCGGATTTGGAGGAGGTGGATTTGGAGGAGGTGGATTTGGAGGAGGTGGATTTGGTGGTGGCCATGGAGGAGGCTTAGGAGGGGGATTTGGAGGTCAATCCTTCGGAGGTGGATCCTTTGGACGTCCGCCATATGGAGGTGGCTTCGGTGGCGGCTCCTTAGGCGGAGGCCATTTGGGAGGATTTGGAGGTAGCTCCTTCGGTGGGGGACATGGAGGAGGCTTTGGAGGTGGATCCTTCGGATCTTTTGGAGGCGGATTCTCCGGTGGTCGACGATATGGAAAATAACGCcttttatgataataaaataaaagctatttagatcttatgattttttttagtaaatcctTCATGGATTAGGAACTGTCTTTAGAAAATATGAAGTTGTGATATTAGGTTCATCTTCTTGGATGTATCAGTCTTTAAAATCTATGGAACTGATGTGCtttcattttgaatttaaagaaatattgtaaTAAGGCTAAGGTAAATATAGACTAGAAGTTTAGTCCTCATAAATGCAATAACTTTTCCAGTCGGCGCCCTACCCATCCATTACTAAAAACTCCCTAGAATTGTTCATCACTAATGGTGGTTCTCAGTTCAATTTTACATCCTGCCATGTTTGAAGCACATATTATGAGCGTTTCCCAAAGTATTAGGCGAGGTCTAAATATCTACCAAAGACCAAGCTTTCATGACCGTTAAGAAAGCTCGTCTCAAGCTGATccgaaaacaaaattattttttctgtaacttCAGTTTCATATACTATGATCACCTAACAGCTTAATTTTGTTACAAAGCATATACTCTGAGTCTAAGCTTTACAAACCTTTTTATCTTACTCTTGTTTAAACACTCCATTAAATAGCTATGTTATGACGACCATTATTCACATAAATATCCGTCATAGGGatcattaaattaattattaattcgtCTTACTTATCTGCTGGCAGATGTGAAATACGCCAAAATTTCTAGTCAGAGGCCATTATAACTTCCTACAAATAATGGATATGATTTCGAATAAAAGCCTTGAAAAGCAGGAAGAATGTTTATTGGTACtacatttggactgaagatatatcacctaaagttattttttccttttattataactAAATATTTATGCAATGAATGTCTCTTGGACGTTTACCACTTTTAAAATGACTATGAAAGACGGTAAAATTAACtaagaaagtgaaaaattaaacATCATAATTTTgcgtgtaattatatatttatgagaggctgaatcttttcatttttttaaatcattgaaAATTTTCAGTTTCTGGTTATAATAATGAGCGATAACCTTTCACACTTGACTCTTCATTGCCGGAAACATACGGAAGATAAAACGTCAGCGAAAATATGATTACCtgacatttcttttttatgtgaatgtttgtgtatgaTTATAATTACCAGTTAAACATTTGACTGTCTTTTCTCTTTTGtctcttgtttttgatttttcttttttttttggggtggggggtggggggtttggttGGTGTAATAAAAGACCACTCTTTCAAGTTAATTATCTTTTCGTCTCCCTTCTTTTGAATATATTcggatttgaataataataataataataataataataataacaataataataataataataataataataataataataataataataataatgataataataatgaacctccATCTAGAAGTAGGAAGGTTGAAAAGTCTTTTAGGAAGGCGAGCGTTTAAGAATTCTTCGTAAAAAaattacaggaaactaaaattgctCTGAACTCCATTTCCTTCTTTAGAGGGAACTGAATAAGATGAAAATTAGTTGTGTACCAGGTACTATTTATATGCCCGTCAGACTCCACATCAcgaaagaaatattcttgaaggaATGGAATTCCCAGCAAAGCATTCTTTTTAAGACGAGGAAACGATTGTACATAGATGCAACTGAGGTTATTATAATGATGATCTGTACATTGTAAACTTTATATGGCTTAACGGATATTTTATTGTCATTGATCATGAGTATTAgattataaatagaaataaaatcccACTACTTCTCTGTGATTTTTGATGTTGTGACTTTCAAATCTCAGTTTGCTGCTCTTGAAAATGTTCATTCAAAATTGCCTGCTTACGACGATTAAAGAAACTACGTTCTCATTGGGAAGGTGGATTAGTGTTTCCCATGtccctaatgtatatatattatagatatatattatatatagatatatatatctatatctatatctatatatatatatatacagtatatgatatagatatatatatatctgtaatatatattatatatatatatatggatagtatatatatatatatatatctatataatatatatgatatatatataatatagctatctcatatatctaagtagatatataatatatatctatatatatatatatatatatatatatatctatataatatctatctatatatatcatagatatatatctatatatatatacatatagctatatctatatatatatgtatatatatatatatatatatatatatatatatatagatgtatatatatatagtctatatatatatatatatatatactatatatatatatatatctctatatataatatatatatatatatatatatatatatatatatatatatatatatctatagatatctatatatatatatatatactatatatatatctatatatgtatatatatcatatatatatatatatatatatatatacgatatatatatattatctatatatatatatatatatatatatagatagtatacatatatataagtcactCCCACTGATTATAatccttggtat encodes:
- the LOC135218415 gene encoding uncharacterized protein LOC135218415, whose protein sequence is MKLMLIVAVATSVVTLSYAGGIGGGFGGGGFGGGGFGGGGFGGGHGGGLGGGFGGQSFGGGSFGRPPYGGGFGGGSLGGGHLGGFGGSSFGGGHGGGFGGGSFGSFGGGFSGGRRYGK